The following are encoded together in the Triticum dicoccoides isolate Atlit2015 ecotype Zavitan chromosome 6B, WEW_v2.0, whole genome shotgun sequence genome:
- the LOC119324345 gene encoding uncharacterized protein LOC119324345 isoform X2 — protein MDSPQIPDDLFPEIFLRVPDPADLVRISAACASFRSLVACRSFLRRYRKRHAQPLVGFFDNQRVFHPAEPPYPSASAAKAVALAADFSFPFLRAPASAWHIFQIRDGRVLLGRDPYDFEELVVCDPLHRRHLLLPRIPALDEWLPSATTGGIGWQIFLLGGGDDDDEEAAEETSFRVIWRAEREDDGNQVAFVFSSSTGQWRAAPPLSGLASFSWRQYVHGCLYGMTDCREKLRVLDTRTMEFSLLDLPLEARGYAYVYVDVVEAGEGITGLFVRPRGTPEIRYFTRRNSGLSSSQWQLEKIVSLGSSQWQWAGSPRPNLFLRHCGSPSLDGGLFSLDIKTLQLERVLGSESSMLYPWPYTNFPPFLSTPTVSSEGIQAQRTLLPTVHLWFVSPSSGQAGVISFTFLLIDISREASLI, from the exons ATGGACTCGCCGCAGATCCCCGACGATCTTTTCCCGGAGATCTTCCTCCGCGTCCCCGACCCAGCCGACCTCGTCCGAATCTCCGCCGCCTGCGCCTCCTTCCGCAGCCTCGTCGCCTGCCGCTCCTTCCTCCGCCGCTACCGCAAGCGCCACGCCCAGCCCCTCGTCGGCTTCTTCGATAATCAGCGAGTCTTCCACCCCGCCGAACCTCCTTACCCCTCCGCTTCGGCCGCCaaagccgtcgccctcgccgccgacttctccttccccttcctccgcGCCCCAGCCAGCGCCTGGCACATTTTCCAGATCCGCGACGGTcgtgtcctcctcggccgggaccccTACGACTTCGAGGAGCTGGTGGTGTGCGACCCCTTGCACCggcgccacctcctgctgccccgAATCCCTGCACTCGACGAGTGGCTTCCTTCGGCCACGACCGGCGGGATAGGATGGCAGATCTTCCtcctcggcggcggcgacgacgacgacgaggaggctgCGGAAGAGACGTCTTTCAGAGTGATATGGAGGGCAGAGCGTGAAGATGATGGTAATCAGGTCGCCTTCGTCTTCTCTTCCAGCACGGGACAATGGCGAGCTGCTCCGCCGTTGTCAGGGTTGGCCTCCTTCTCCTGGCGCCAATATGTGCATGGCTGCTTGTACGGGATGACAGATTGCCGGGAGAAGCTACGTGTGCTCGACACCCGGACAATGGAGTTCTCACTCCTCGACCTCCCGCTGGAAGCCAGAGGTTATGCTTATGTGTATGTAGACGTTGTGGAGGCAGGGGAGGGCATCACTGGGTTGTTTGTGCGACCAAGGGGGACACCTGAAATCAGATATTTCACTAGGCGAAACAGTGGTCTGAGTTCCAGCCAGTGGCagttggagaagatagtctcactggGTTCTTCTCAATGGCAGTGGGCGGGTTCACCAAGGCCAAACTTGTTCCTGCGTCACTGCGGAAGCCCATCGCTTGATGGTGGCCTTTTCTCACTGGATATCAAGACATTACAGCTTGAGAGGGTGCTTGGATCAGAGTCTAGCATGCTTTACCCGTGGCCATAtaccaactttccaccatttctgtCCACACCAACAGTATCAAGTG AAGGCATACAAGCTCAAAGGACACTGCTACCAACAGTTCACCTTTGGTTTGTTTCACCTTCTTCCGGTCAAGCTGGAGTTATCTCATTCACATTTCTCTTGATAGATATAAGCAGGGAGGCAAGTCTGATATG A
- the LOC119324345 gene encoding uncharacterized protein LOC119324345 isoform X1, whose product MDSPQIPDDLFPEIFLRVPDPADLVRISAACASFRSLVACRSFLRRYRKRHAQPLVGFFDNQRVFHPAEPPYPSASAAKAVALAADFSFPFLRAPASAWHIFQIRDGRVLLGRDPYDFEELVVCDPLHRRHLLLPRIPALDEWLPSATTGGIGWQIFLLGGGDDDDEEAAEETSFRVIWRAEREDDGNQVAFVFSSSTGQWRAAPPLSGLASFSWRQYVHGCLYGMTDCREKLRVLDTRTMEFSLLDLPLEARGYAYVYVDVVEAGEGITGLFVRPRGTPEIRYFTRRNSGLSSSQWQLEKIVSLGSSQWQWAGSPRPNLFLRHCGSPSLDGGLFSLDIKTLQLERVLGSESSMLYPWPYTNFPPFLSTPTVSSDTQEGDEKEMPEQGAEMLQDDEHTADDANAGGQVGVSRAQDCAD is encoded by the exons ATGGACTCGCCGCAGATCCCCGACGATCTTTTCCCGGAGATCTTCCTCCGCGTCCCCGACCCAGCCGACCTCGTCCGAATCTCCGCCGCCTGCGCCTCCTTCCGCAGCCTCGTCGCCTGCCGCTCCTTCCTCCGCCGCTACCGCAAGCGCCACGCCCAGCCCCTCGTCGGCTTCTTCGATAATCAGCGAGTCTTCCACCCCGCCGAACCTCCTTACCCCTCCGCTTCGGCCGCCaaagccgtcgccctcgccgccgacttctccttccccttcctccgcGCCCCAGCCAGCGCCTGGCACATTTTCCAGATCCGCGACGGTcgtgtcctcctcggccgggaccccTACGACTTCGAGGAGCTGGTGGTGTGCGACCCCTTGCACCggcgccacctcctgctgccccgAATCCCTGCACTCGACGAGTGGCTTCCTTCGGCCACGACCGGCGGGATAGGATGGCAGATCTTCCtcctcggcggcggcgacgacgacgacgaggaggctgCGGAAGAGACGTCTTTCAGAGTGATATGGAGGGCAGAGCGTGAAGATGATGGTAATCAGGTCGCCTTCGTCTTCTCTTCCAGCACGGGACAATGGCGAGCTGCTCCGCCGTTGTCAGGGTTGGCCTCCTTCTCCTGGCGCCAATATGTGCATGGCTGCTTGTACGGGATGACAGATTGCCGGGAGAAGCTACGTGTGCTCGACACCCGGACAATGGAGTTCTCACTCCTCGACCTCCCGCTGGAAGCCAGAGGTTATGCTTATGTGTATGTAGACGTTGTGGAGGCAGGGGAGGGCATCACTGGGTTGTTTGTGCGACCAAGGGGGACACCTGAAATCAGATATTTCACTAGGCGAAACAGTGGTCTGAGTTCCAGCCAGTGGCagttggagaagatagtctcactggGTTCTTCTCAATGGCAGTGGGCGGGTTCACCAAGGCCAAACTTGTTCCTGCGTCACTGCGGAAGCCCATCGCTTGATGGTGGCCTTTTCTCACTGGATATCAAGACATTACAGCTTGAGAGGGTGCTTGGATCAGAGTCTAGCATGCTTTACCCGTGGCCATAtaccaactttccaccatttctgtCCACACCAACAGTATCAAGTG ATACTCAGGAAGGTGATGAGAAGGAGATGCCGGAACAAGGTGCTGAGATGCTGCAAGATGACGAGCACACTGCTGATGACGCGAATGCTGGAGGTCAGGTCGGTGTATCGAGGGCTCAAGATTGCGCTGATTGA